The DNA sequence AGATCACTGAAGCCAGCGAGATGTTAGGTGAACTTATGGGCTGTAAACAGGTCGGTGTGCGAGTCGTGACCTTGAAAGCTCCGATGTGCCCCCGATTTCATGTGGATTACGTACCATGTCGCATGTTGATCACGCTTACTGGCGAAGGCACGGAATGGATTCCGAACAGCGATGTTGATCGGGATAAATTGGCCGATCGAGAAAGCAAATATCCTCCCATCCATGCAGGCAGGCAGATACAGCAGTTAGCCACAGGCTGCTGGTCGCTGCTCAAAGGCGGAGCGTGGAATAAAAAGTTTTCCGGTGTGGTTCACCGATCTCCCCACGGAGAAAGTAAACGGCTGTTGCTATCGATTGATCCGGTTTTTTGACCGCCGGTCTCACAGCGACTTCGCAAATGAACGAGCGAT is a window from the Acidiferrobacterales bacterium genome containing:
- a CDS encoding DUF1826 domain-containing protein, which translates into the protein MRQVISNQLGDFAAIYDEDVEIISVSRPQANACESLSNRLISSRQVLQKQWVQSADDAQAPANELSAVADKEMCSLLFDQITEASEMLGELMGCKQVGVRVVTLKAPMCPRFHVDYVPCRMLITLTGEGTEWIPNSDVDRDKLADRESKYPPIHAGRQIQQLATGCWSLLKGGAWNKKFSGVVHRSPHGESKRLLLSIDPVF